Part of the Geoalkalibacter ferrihydriticus DSM 17813 genome is shown below.
TCGAGAGAGTGGCGGCGCGCAGATCCAAGTCTTCCATGGGCAATTCGCTGAGGGTCTCGCGCATCAGCTCGAACACCGGGCTTTTAACCTCGTTGCGGTAGAGCGCCTGAAAAAAACCGAGGTCCACATGCAGCGCCACGGGACCGGAGATTTCCGGAAAATGCCCGGGAACGACGGCCTCTAAGGGGATGCCCGCGAGGGTCAGGCGAAATCCGCGTGGGTCGGCGGCCAGGGTTTGTACTTCCTGTTCATCAAGGAGTCCGCTATCGAAAAGCTGCCGGCGAAAAATCTCGACATCGAGGGTTTGGGGCGATTCCTTGGTCGGCAAAATCCAGATCACCCGCGAGAAAAAACCGGCATCAAGGGCCGCCCGCAGGACTTGGCTCGGCAGCAGATGCGGGTCGGGCCGATCCGGCGCGGCATGGCGGCGCAACTCCTCGGCAGAGCCGTTGCGTACCAGGGTCGCGGCCGCCTCGTGCCTGGATTCTGGAATCAGTTGCAGAAAGGGATCTTGGGAGATCAGCACCAGGGTCGGCTGCTCGTTGTTGAGGGCACGCCATTGGGGTATGGCCAGGCTGGCGAACTCCAGCAGCGCGGACGGATCGGTAACCTCGGGCGCGGTGGGTGGCGGCTCCGGATGCGCGGTGTCCGGCACGGCGGAAGTGGCGACCGGCGGGGGCGTTGATTCGTTGTCCCGCTGACACCCGAAGGTTGTCAGAGCAAGGGCGATGAAGAGGACCATGAGTGTTCGCATGAGAGTCACCGAATAAAAAGCCAGCGCAGGATGGTCGTGCCGTAAAGGCCCGCCAGCAGCGCCAGGGTGGTCAGGACACCTGCCGCAAAGCCGCGGCGCGACAGGGCGGCGGGCAGGGCGGCGAGGCAGGGACGGATGCTCAGGACGCTCACCGCTGCGCCGAGGGCGAGCAGCACGGCCACCAGCCATTTGAGGACGTCGAGGGAGATGAAGAGGCCGGGTGTCGGCACCGTATGCATCGTATTCATGGCGAGATAGCTTTTTACCCCGCTTGGGTCGCGCAGGGCGAGGGGCAAAAAGGCGCCCTTGGCGTTGATTTTGACCACCGCCAGAATCAGGTGCACGGTGAGCAGCAGCGGCACTAGAGGCAAGGCGAGATGCCCGAGGCGGTTCCAGAAACCGGGCCCGGTCGGTGGCTCGGGCAGGGCCTCGCCGGTTTGCGGAGGCGGCGCGGCCGCCACCCGCAGTTCGGCGAGGTGCCACACGAGATACCCCGGCAGCAGTAGCAGCAGGGGCAGCAGCAACGCCGCCCAGGGCGCGGCAAGCAGGTAAAAGCCGGCGCTCTGCCAGCCGAGCAGCGCTGCGGCCTGTTCGGGCGCGGCCCACAAAAGGTGCCGCAGGTCGGGATAGACCTTGGTGAAATTGACCGTCAGCAGGCCGAGCAGCACCAGGAAAAACAGAGTCTCCGAGGGTGACAGGCGGCCGCGGCCAAGATCGCCCGGCCAGGGGCGGCGGCCCATGACCAGGTTGTCGTTGCCGCAATTGTGCGCGCAATGCAGACACAGGGTGCAGGATGCGCTGTCGGTCATTTGCGCCGGCACCAGATCGACGGGGCAGCCCTTGCGCCGTCCGTGCCAGTAGAGTACCGCCGGTCCCAGGGCCAGGCGCCGCCAGACGCGGCCGTCGGAGATACAGTTCTGATCCGTGCAGGCGGCACAGGCGCTCTGATCGCCCACGCGCAGTTGCCAGGGAGCGATGCGCGCGTAGAGACCGAACACCGCTCCGGCCGGGCACAGCAGACGACAGAAGGCATGGCCGCGAAACACCAGACCGCAAGCCACCGCCAGGATCAGCATCAGGGCCAGCAGGCGCGCGGTCAAGTCGGGAAAACGATGAACGGCAAGAAAATACACCGCCAACTGCACACCCAGCAACGCCAGGGTGACGGGGATGAAGTTGTTGAGCCAGGCGGGCAGGGTGCGATAAAAGCCGAAGCGGGTCGCCAGTCCGTTGAGCCAGCCCAGGGGGCAGACGGCGCACCACAGCCGCCCGAACAGCAGCGCCACGAAGACCACGCCCATGATCCACCACACCCAGAACAGGTGAGAGGCCAGATTGGTGTACATGAGCGGGTCGGGAACGCTCACGCCGGGGATGTCGCGATGGTGCCATCCCGCTGCGATCATCACCAGCAGCACGACCAGGCACAGCAAACGCAGCATCCGCCAAAACCAGGCCGAGCGCAGCACCCGCCCGAGCAGCGGTATATGAAAAACGTTCTTCAGCATCCGTCCCAACTACCGTTCATAAGGTTGACAAAAGCCACTCTCCTGCTCACCGGTACAGATTTTCCGGCGGCACCATCTCGCCGCGCGCGTTGCGGTAAAGCTGCGGGGTGCCGGTAATCATTTCCAAGCTGCGCGCCGCCCAAACCCGTACTGCAACCACCTCATCGTCCAGGTTTTTGCGCAGGGCTTCGGCGGCAGCGGGACTTCCGACAGGCCCCAGAGCCGTGGCGGCGCTCAGGCGCACCTGCCAGTCGGAATCCACGAGTCCGGCCAGCAAAATATCTTCGGCCCGCGCATCGCGCAAGCGACCGAGGGCGAGCAGGGCATCGGCGCGGTTGGGCCCTTCGGCCTGGGTTTTGAGAGCCGCGAAGGCGCGCTCGTCGCCGATGTCGCCCAGCGCGCGGATCATGCCGCCTGCGGCCTGCGGCGAGGCATCGGGCAGGGCTTGGACCAGGGGCATGACGGCATTTCGGTGAAAACGGATCAGGGCGCGCACCGCGTTGCGGCGGACCTCGTCGTTGGGATCGTCCAGGGCGGCGATAAGGGGTGCAATTCCCGCCCGTTCGCCGATTTCTCCCAGGGCGCGGGCGGCGACGTAACGTCGCTCCAAAGCCCGGTCGGCAAGCACCGCGGCGATGGGCGCCGTGGCTTGGGTGACGCGCAGGGTGCCCAAGGCGGCGATGACATACTCGCGGCGCCGGGCATCGCGGGTGTCGACTTGGGCGAGCAGGGCCGACGCCGCCGGGGCGCCGATTTCGATGAGCACCGGGTAGACGCGGTCGGCCAGGGCCGGATCGCCAAGCAGGCCGACCAGGCGTTCAATGGCTGCCGCATCGCCGCCGCGTGCCCGCCCTTCGAGATCGGGAAGATCGATGGGGCCGCTCGGACCGCAACCTAGCACGAGGAGCAGGGTCAGCAGGTAAAATCCTGTTCGCAAGCTGTTCATCACCAGACCTTGGTCACTCGAATGTCGATGTTTTCCAGAAGCCGGCCGTCCTCGAGAACCACCGCTGAAGGCTCGATGGTGCCCTGGTCGTAGCGCCCGTAGAGATCGCCGAGTTGCGGCGGGCCGCCGAATTTATCGCGGGCGGCGAGATAATAGGTGCCGCCCTCGGGCAGGTGGATCAAGTAGCGGCCGTCCGGGCCGGTTTTCTCCGACACGTACTTGGGGCGCTCGGACATCTGCACATGGTCATAGACATGCACCCGCGCACCCTCCACGGGCCGTCCCTCGCTGTCGAGAACGGCTCCGCTCAGGCCGGTGCGGGCAAGAATTTGATCCTGCGTCAAAAGCCGTTCATCGCCGCTTTTGACGGGCGCCTCGACGTTGAGGCTCAAATGGCCGCCACGCACCTTGAGGGGCATCATTTCACTGCGATAGTCGCCGGCCACCACCGGGCCGGAGGTCTCGCCGTTCTGGCGCTTGCGCACCACCGCCATGTAATCGCCCTCGGGCAGACTCAACTCGAAGCGACCGTCCTCGGCCGTGGCCCGCGAGACGGCAAACGCCGGACCGTGCAGATCCATGCCCTGGCGATAAACGTAGAGATAGGCGCCCTCCAGGGGCGCGACCACCTGACCTTCGATGCGCGTCAGGCCATCTTCCCCGGCCGGTGTGGAGGTTTCGGAGCAACCGCCGAGGGGCAGAACGAAAAGCAGGACCATCAGAATCAGAAGTCTGGACATGTCGTCAATCCATGGTTAGGGGTGCGTGAAAAAGTCAAAAATATATGTAACTGTTTAGCTTGCACCGCAGGGTGCGGCGGCATCGTGTGCGGCAAAAACTCGCCTGTGGCTCAAACATTTGCCGCAGCACTCAACCGCCGCACCCTGCGGTACGGTCGGCGGCGACTGCTGAATAATTGCAAATATAGTCTTTCTCAATGGCATTTCTTTGCGCTCTCGGCGTTCTCTGCGGTGAAAAAATGGCGGCTCGACTTTCACTCCCCCGGCAGCAGCACCAGGATCTCCTCCAAGGTCGATGCATAATGATCGACGGGGGTGTGATCCATGATGGCCAGGCCGAAAGCCGTGCCCAGGGGGTCGCCGGGGCGAAAAACGATGTCGCGGGGATCGCCCGTATCCAGGGCGCGCCGTAGAATCAGCGTCCAGCGTCCCCCTTCGTGAGAGCTCCGGGCGCTGACATCGGCGCGGCCGCCGCGCGGGCGTTCGGTCAGATAACCGGGAGCGGTGCTGCCGGGCGGGCGAAATCCCGAGGCCGGTCTTCCGTCGCCGTCGCGCAGGGGTTGATCTCCCGGGGCAAAGGGCTCCAGACCCGCAGCCGGAGACTGGGCGGCGCGGGAATTTTCCCGATAGAGTTCGCCCGGAATATCGGGATGCATGCCCTGGGCATCGAGCCATAGATCATCAGCGAAGCCGTGGCGCGCGCTGAGATCGGCGCGCCAGCGCCAGAGATCGAGCCAGGGGCCTTCTTCCCGCAGGCGCATGAGATTTCTGGCGTGAAAGGCCGCGCCGCTAACGGCGAAGTCGGCGAGGTGACAGGCCTGGGCGCAGGTAAAGCGCGGAAAATCTTGGCGCTCGGCCCACAGCAGGCCCAGACCGTCCTCCTGACCGCCTTCGTTGTGCCAGATTTCGCCGTCGAAGCGCCATTGCATGAGACGATCGTCGCGGGTGGCGTCGGGCCAGGACAGGCGCAGGTAGAGGTCGGTTTCGGTGTAGAAGGCGCGCATGTCGACGCTGATCGGCGCCGGCGGCAAAGCGCCGTGATGGCACGAAGGCGTGGAGGCATGCACCGTATCCTCGTCGAGGTTCATCTGGCCGCGCAGTTCATGCAGGCGCCCGCCCTTGACCTGCACCTGGCGCGGCAGGGCGCGCTGCCAATCGGCGTCCGACGGCGGCTGCGCCAGTTTGAGGGCGTAGAGGCGATCGGCGGGAATCTCGCGGCAGCCGTTCAAAGCCGTCGCAATCAGCAGGAATGCCGCCGCTATCCACATGCATCGGGTCAAGGTCTTGTCCTGTCTAAGGGAAAATTCGACTTCTCTTTCCGAATAGCCTGGAAAAGCAAAGAACGTACCATGCCCGGTTGCGGGGTAGGCTCCGGGTTTCGTTACGGCGCGTGTCGGTATTTTGACCTCAAGGCGGCGGTTATCTTTTCTGAAGCACGCGCAGAAATGGGTGCAGATATTGCATGATTTTCATGATTGCAGGCCAATCGCTTGGCGGTGGACGATCCGGCGTTGCCGGTCTCTGGACGGTTGGGACGGTTGATGCGGCGCGCGGGCGATTTTGCCGCCCGGCAAAAAGGCCGGACTTTTCCGCCGCATGTGGTGATTTCACGGGATTTCTCGTTTTAAGAGGAGTGATCATGTTCAAAGGATTGAAACAGGCGGCAATGGTCGGGATTCTGCTCATGGGCGGCTTGGGAACGGCGGGGGCGGCTGATTTTGCCGATGTCTCCGAATTCGCCGGGGTCGCCGACGAGGGTCTGGGCAAGGGCGTGGCCTTTGCCGATGTCAACAATAACGGCTACATGGACCTCTATGTGTCCAACAAGGGCGGTGCCAACAAGCTTTATCTCAACAACGGCGACGGCACCTTCACCGACTTTACCGCCCAGGCCGGACCCGGCATCGACCATCCCGGTTTCACCATGGGCAGCGTGTTCGGCGATTTCGACAACGACGGCTGCGTCGATCTCTACCTGGCCACCGGCGGGCGCCACGATATCGAGGCCAACCGCCTGTTCAAGGGCAACTGCGACGGCACCTTCAGCGATGTCACCGAGCAGGCCGGTGTCGGCCTCAGGGCTTTTACCTACGGGGCGTCCTTTGTCGATTTCGACAACGACGGTTTCCTCGACATTTACTGCGCCAATTACGGCGTAGGTGCCAGGAATGTGCTGTTTCGCAACAACGGCGACGGCACCTTCACCGAGGTCACGGATCAGGCCGGCGTCGGTGATCGCGGCTGGAGTTGGATGGCCATCTGGGGCGACGTCAACAACAACGGCCTGCAGGATCTCTACGTGGTCAATGGCCGTTATCCGGCGGGGGAGCCCAATCGCCTGTATATCAACAACGGCGACGGTACTTTCACCGAGCGCTCGCGCGAGGCCGGGGTCGCCGATCCTCACTGGGGCCTGGGCGCGGCCTTTGCCGATATTAACAATAACGGCTCCCTCGATCTGTTCGTGTCGAACTACGTCGGCGGCAACCGCCTCTACTTGAACAACGGCGACGGCACTTTCCGCGATGCCTCCGCGCAACTCACAGGTAGCGGCGAGGGCTGGGGCAAGGGGCCGACTTTCGGCGACGTGAATCACAACGGCCTGCTCGACCTCTACGAGGGCGACTGCAAGTTGGCCAATCAGCTCTATCTCAACGACGGCGCGGGTCACCTGGTCAACGTGGCCGAGGATCTGCCGGTGGTCAAGTGCGAAACCGTGCGCACCAAGGGCACCGCTTTCGCCGACGTCAACAACAACGGGGCTCTCGATCTCTACGTGGTCAACTGGGGCGCACCCAACCGCCTGTTCGAAAACCAGATGAAAAATGCCGACTGGCTCAAGGTCAAGCTCACCGGTACCCAGTCCAATCGTGATGCCTATGGTGCCCGTGTCAAAATTCTGGACCCGGATTCGGGTCAATTGATTGCCATGCGCGAAATGCGCTCCGCCACCGGCTTTTGCGCCCAGGAGCCCAATCTCGCCCATTTCGGCCTCGACGGACGACGCGGTTACGATCTGTTGGTGCGTTTCCCGAGCGGCGTCGAAGTGCGTAAAAACGGTGTGAAAACGGGGCAGGTGCTGGAGATTGTTGAACCGCAATGACGGGATTGTAGGGGCGAGGCATGCCTCGCCCTGGTTCTGCGGGGAATTACGGAATAGGGCGAGGCATGCCTCGCCCCTACGATTTTTGAAATGCAAAGGGCGCGGCATGTCGCGCCCTTTCGTTTTCGGTACACCACTTGCTATTGTCAATACTTCATGAATAATCCAATCAAACTTCATCGCCGCACCTGCTGGGGCATGTTCCTGCTGTGCATGGCCACCCTCATGTACGAGTTGATCCTGACGCGGATCTTCTCGGTGCTCATGTGGTACCATTTCGCCTCCATGGCCATCTCGCTGGCGCTGTTCGGTCTGGGGGCGGCGGCTCTGACCATCGCCCTGAAGCCGCGCTGGTTTCCCCTGGAACGCAGCGAGCTCATCGCGGCGCGCTGGAGCGCTTTGTTCGCTCTGGGGGTCGCGCTGTTTTTCGGTCTGTTCGTCCTGTTCCGGCTTTATCCCCAGTTCGGCTTTACGGTTCTGTCCTTTTTTCATCAACCTCATTACCAGCCCTTTCAGCAGGGTCCCGGCGGCACTTCGGTGCCCGCCGGCATGCTGCCGGCTCTGGCCGTGCTCTATCTGGTCACCGCCTTTCCCTTCTATTGCAGCGGCCTGGCCGTAACCCTGTTGCTGACCCGTCACCTGCGCGACATCAACCGCCTCTACTGCTGGGATCTGCTCGGTGCCGGCGCCGGTTGTCTGGCCATTATCGCGGTGCTCAACCTGGTGGGCGGGATTACTGCCATCCTGGTCATTGCCGCCCTGGGCCTGGGGGCAGCAGCCCTGCTTCTGCCAAACGGCGGTTTGCGCAGGCAGCGCCTGGGGCTGTGGCTGGTGCTGACCGTGCTGGCGGCGGCGGGCGTCGGCAATTTCATCAACAGCTACGCCGAAATACGCTTTGCCCGCGGCCGCTACGAGCCGGGCATGATCTGGAGCGGCTGGAATTCTTTCTCGCGCGTGGCGGTTTATCCCTCCCAGGGGCAGGAACAGGAGCGGGCCTGGGGCCTGTCGCGCAGCTACCGCGGACCCATTCCCGAACAACTGGGCATGGTCATCGACGACAGCGGCTACACCACGCTGTTTCGGCGCGATGACGAGC
Proteins encoded:
- a CDS encoding carboxypeptidase-like regulatory domain-containing protein: MSRLLILMVLLFVLPLGGCSETSTPAGEDGLTRIEGQVVAPLEGAYLYVYRQGMDLHGPAFAVSRATAEDGRFELSLPEGDYMAVVRKRQNGETSGPVVAGDYRSEMMPLKVRGGHLSLNVEAPVKSGDERLLTQDQILARTGLSGAVLDSEGRPVEGARVHVYDHVQMSERPKYVSEKTGPDGRYLIHLPEGGTYYLAARDKFGGPPQLGDLYGRYDQGTIEPSAVVLEDGRLLENIDIRVTKVW
- a CDS encoding ethylbenzene dehydrogenase-related protein encodes the protein MTRCMWIAAAFLLIATALNGCREIPADRLYALKLAQPPSDADWQRALPRQVQVKGGRLHELRGQMNLDEDTVHASTPSCHHGALPPAPISVDMRAFYTETDLYLRLSWPDATRDDRLMQWRFDGEIWHNEGGQEDGLGLLWAERQDFPRFTCAQACHLADFAVSGAAFHARNLMRLREEGPWLDLWRWRADLSARHGFADDLWLDAQGMHPDIPGELYRENSRAAQSPAAGLEPFAPGDQPLRDGDGRPASGFRPPGSTAPGYLTERPRGGRADVSARSSHEGGRWTLILRRALDTGDPRDIVFRPGDPLGTAFGLAIMDHTPVDHYASTLEEILVLLPGE
- a CDS encoding 4Fe-4S binding protein; translated protein: MLKNVFHIPLLGRVLRSAWFWRMLRLLCLVVLLVMIAAGWHHRDIPGVSVPDPLMYTNLASHLFWVWWIMGVVFVALLFGRLWCAVCPLGWLNGLATRFGFYRTLPAWLNNFIPVTLALLGVQLAVYFLAVHRFPDLTARLLALMLILAVACGLVFRGHAFCRLLCPAGAVFGLYARIAPWQLRVGDQSACAACTDQNCISDGRVWRRLALGPAVLYWHGRRKGCPVDLVPAQMTDSASCTLCLHCAHNCGNDNLVMGRRPWPGDLGRGRLSPSETLFFLVLLGLLTVNFTKVYPDLRHLLWAAPEQAAALLGWQSAGFYLLAAPWAALLLPLLLLLPGYLVWHLAELRVAAAPPPQTGEALPEPPTGPGFWNRLGHLALPLVPLLLTVHLILAVVKINAKGAFLPLALRDPSGVKSYLAMNTMHTVPTPGLFISLDVLKWLVAVLLALGAAVSVLSIRPCLAALPAALSRRGFAAGVLTTLALLAGLYGTTILRWLFIR
- a CDS encoding HEAT repeat domain-containing protein, with amino-acid sequence MNSLRTGFYLLTLLLVLGCGPSGPIDLPDLEGRARGGDAAAIERLVGLLGDPALADRVYPVLIEIGAPAASALLAQVDTRDARRREYVIAALGTLRVTQATAPIAAVLADRALERRYVAARALGEIGERAGIAPLIAALDDPNDEVRRNAVRALIRFHRNAVMPLVQALPDASPQAAGGMIRALGDIGDERAFAALKTQAEGPNRADALLALGRLRDARAEDILLAGLVDSDWQVRLSAATALGPVGSPAAAEALRKNLDDEVVAVRVWAARSLEMITGTPQLYRNARGEMVPPENLYR
- a CDS encoding FG-GAP repeat domain-containing protein gives rise to the protein MFKGLKQAAMVGILLMGGLGTAGAADFADVSEFAGVADEGLGKGVAFADVNNNGYMDLYVSNKGGANKLYLNNGDGTFTDFTAQAGPGIDHPGFTMGSVFGDFDNDGCVDLYLATGGRHDIEANRLFKGNCDGTFSDVTEQAGVGLRAFTYGASFVDFDNDGFLDIYCANYGVGARNVLFRNNGDGTFTEVTDQAGVGDRGWSWMAIWGDVNNNGLQDLYVVNGRYPAGEPNRLYINNGDGTFTERSREAGVADPHWGLGAAFADINNNGSLDLFVSNYVGGNRLYLNNGDGTFRDASAQLTGSGEGWGKGPTFGDVNHNGLLDLYEGDCKLANQLYLNDGAGHLVNVAEDLPVVKCETVRTKGTAFADVNNNGALDLYVVNWGAPNRLFENQMKNADWLKVKLTGTQSNRDAYGARVKILDPDSGQLIAMREMRSATGFCAQEPNLAHFGLDGRRGYDLLVRFPSGVEVRKNGVKTGQVLEIVEPQ